A genomic stretch from Malus domestica chromosome 15, GDT2T_hap1 includes:
- the LOC139191847 gene encoding uncharacterized protein has translation MPVMIGETSRKEGTTTSDKPPPYRPPLLANKGGGTNWRKPEPMRKAGTGNDRSPKIDTALIGHDDNSATQQLREELVELRRTVAQNAQPRARPVFRVTYQKPYPEYIDELNPFPLNFKMPAFPTFTGEDSSVSSRDHIFKFSNHCVAYKGNPNYKLRLFRNSLAGLASQWYSLLPLNSIANWGQMEMAFHEQFYRIEPELTINDLVEVKQYDHESTEDFMMRFKKTRMRCQFPVNQAQLISIAQMALKLPLRKRFYDTQFNELQEMVIAATKYERLLQEEQQVKHTSKVPPFYKNKAAIHRVEVGETRPEHEGGHDEEDIDVCAAEMTTPFKPLTVKGLVQLVKDQKIVMNDGGFVPMKPPKYQSYSFDLAKAPEIYEELVRARVILPDNTKKMPKPEELRGKKYCKLHYTFNHSIVNCVQFRDWIQDLIVKGKLLLDKPQASMMVDTNPFPEAPISMINLI, from the coding sequence ATGCCTGTAATGATAGGGGAGACTAGCAGAAAGGAAGGCACCACTACTTCAGATAAACCTCCACCTTACAGGCCACCCCTGTTAGCTAATAAGGGAGGGGGAACTAACTGGAGGAAGCCCGAACCAATGAGAAAAGCAGGTACGGGCAACGACCGGAGCCCAAAGATCGACACTGCTCTCATCGGTCATGATGATAATTCAGCTACTCAGCAGCTGAGGGAAGAATTGGTTGAGCTAAGAAGGACAGTAGCTCAAAATGCTCAACCGCGAGCCCGCCCAGTGTTCAGGGTCACTTACCAAAAGCCTTATCCTGAATATATTGACGAGCTAAATCCATTCcctctcaacttcaagatgcctGCATTCCCAACGTTCACAGGTGAAGACAGTAGCGTGTCCTCCAGagaccacattttcaaattctccaatCATTGTGTGGCATATAAGGGCAACCCAAATTATAAATTGAGGTTGTTTAGGAATTCATTGGCGGGTTTAGCATCTCAGTGGTACTCTCTATTACCCCTTAACTCTATTGCCAACTGGGGccaaatggagatggctttccaCGAACAGTTTTACAGAATAGAGCCAGAATTGACTATCAATGACCTTGTTGAAGTCAAACAATATGATCATGAATCTACTgaggacttcatgatgaggttcaagaaaacaaggatgagatgccaattccccgtcaaccAAGCGCAGCTCATATCAATTGCTCAAATGGCTCTGAAATTACCTTTGAGGAAGAGATTTTATGATACACAATTCAACGAGCTGCAAGAAATGGTAATTGCTGCCACTAAGTATGAGAGGCTGTTGCAAGAAGAGCAACAAGTGAAGCACACTTCCAAGGTCCCTCCCTTCTACAAAAATAAAGCTGCAATTCATCGAGTGGAAGTAGGAGAAACCAGGCCAGAGCATGAGGGTGGCCATGATGAAGAAGACATTGACGTATGTGCCGCTGAAATGACCACACCTTTCAAACCACTGACGGTAAAAGGGCTAGTCCAACTTGTCAAAGATCAGAAGATCGTAATGAACGATGGTGGTTTCGTCCCCATGAAACCACCCAAGTACCAGAGTTATTCGTTTGATCTGGCCAAGGCACCTGAGATCTATGAAGAACTGGTGCGGGCAAGAGTAATTTTGCCTGACAATACCAAAAAGATGCCCAAACCAGAAGAACTCAGAGGGAAGAAGTATTGTAAGCTAcactataccttcaaccattccATAGTCAATTGTGTCCAGTTTAGAGATTGGATACAAGACCTGATAGTGAAGGGAAAGTTGTTACTTGACAAGCCCCAAGCTAGTATGATGGTGGATACAAACCCTTTCCCGGAAGCTCCTATAAGTATGATCAACCTCATTTAA
- the LOC103430257 gene encoding ABC transporter G family member STR2-like yields the protein MARSTSRRRDTVIDIGKPSSFTGGLEFSTLTYTVTKKTKDEEGKWMTQEVDLLHKITGFAPKGSITAVMGPSGAGKSTFLDGLAGRIASGSLKGRVSLDGKEMSLSLIKRTSAYIMQDDRLFPTLTVYETLMFAADLRLGPVSSADKKQRVEKLIQQLGLTSARNTFIGDEGTRGVSGGERRRVSIGVDIIHGPSLLFLDEPTSGLDSTSAHSVIEKVHHIARSGSTVILTVHQPSSRIQLLLDHLIILARGQLMYQGSPKDVALHLGRMGRKVHKEESPIEYLIDVIQQYDQSELGVEALAEFSRTGMRPPLLVDVDASPSTVMPTPLRHGGRGGEGLEDKGKSGKRLHLQTSIHSVNDFDHSVRSPYNNSNSRSWTPSHSGVMQKLQMFTPSRQREGQKMQSPMSASPGYNYSSEILPSTPTPHSSDYTVNENDYLTPDIGPNTNSYHHLGPKFANSFFPETWILMRRNFINIRRTPELFLSRLVVLTFMGFLMATMFLKPPETTQGITNRLSFFIFTVCLFFFSSNDAVPAFIQERFIFVRETAHNAYRASSYTIAGLVTYLPFLALQASVYAGIVWFALGLRGPFIYFLVVLYVSLLSTNSFVVFVSSVVPNYILGYAAVIAFTALFFLFCGYFLNSHDIPGYWSWMNKVSTMTYPYEGLIMNQYQTSDTFGKNPDGTNITGFNILEGLRIDYGGEHTLSEVKKWEKVYIMLGMTVLYRVLFYLVIRFTSKNQRT from the exons ATGGCTCGTAGTACTAGTCGCCGGCGTGACACAGTGATAGACATTGGGAAGCCGTCGAGCTTCACAGGGGGGCTTGAGTTTTCCACCCTAACGTACACGGTgacaaagaaaaccaaagatGAGGAGGGAAAATGGATGACGCAAGAAGTGGACTTGTTGCACAAGATCACGGGGTTTGCACCAAAAGGGTCTATCACAGCCGTGATGGGTCCTAGTGGTGCCGGGAAGTCTACGTTCTTGGATGGACTGGCAGGGAGGATAGCAAGTGGGAGTCTTAAGGGAAGAGTGTCCTTGGATGGCAAGGAAATGAGTCTCAGCTTGATTAAAAGGACTTCAGCCTATATTATGCAGGATGATAGGCTTTTTCCAACTCTTACAGTTTATGAGACCTTGATGTTTGCTGCTGATTTGAGGTTGGGACCGGTTTCAAGTGCTGATAAGAAGCAGCGAGTCGAAAAGCTGATTCAACAGCTTGGATTAACT TCTGCCAGAAACACGTTCATAGGTGATGAGGGAACCCGAGGAGTGTCTGGTGGTGAGCGTCGGAGAGTTTCAATTGGAGTGGACATCATTCATGGACCATCACTCCTCTTCCTTGATGAACCCACTTCTGGTCTAGACTCCACCAGTGCTCACAGTGTCATCGAAAAGGTGCACCACATTGCACGCTCTGGAAGCACTGTAATTCTCACCGTTCACCAACCCTCGTCCAGAATTCAATTGCTTCTCGACCATCTGATCATTCTAGCTCGAGGGCAGCTCATGTACCAAGGATCACCAAAAGATGTGGCTCTCCATCTTGGTCGAATGGGGCGCAAAGTTCACAAGGAAGAGAGCCCTATTGAGTACCTCATTGATGTGATTCAGCAATATGATCAGTCTGAACTCGGGGTCGAGGCACTAGCCGAATTTTCACGTACTGGAATGAGACCCCCGCTGTTAGTTGATGTGGATGCCTCACCTTCGACAGTTATGCCAACACCACTGCGCCATGGCGGACGTGGAGGTGAAGGCCTGGAGGACAAGGGAAAGTCTGGAAAACGCCTGCACTTACAAACTAGTATACATTCAGTCAATGATTTTGATCACAGTGTGAGAAGCCCTTACAACAATAGTAATTCAAGGTCATGGACTCCCAGCCATAGTGGGGTCATGCAAAAACTGCAGATGTTTACCCCTTCACGGCAACGAGAAGGCCAAAAGATGCAAAGCCCCATGAG TGCATCCCCAGGCTACAACTATTCAAGTGAGATTCTTCCAAGCACACCAACGCCCCATAGCAGTGACTACACAGTGAATGAAAATGACTATCTGACCCCGGATATTGGTCCTAACACCAATTCATACCACCACCTTGGCCCCAAATTCGCCAACTCATTCTTCCCTGAGACTTGGATTCTCATGAGGCGTAACTTCATCAACATCAGGCGCACACCCGAGCTTTTCCTCTCAAGACTAGTAGTCCTCACATTCATGGGCTTCTTAATGGCCACCATGTTCCTAAAGCCACCAGAAACCACTCAAGGCATCACCAACCGCCTcagtttcttcatcttcactgtCTGCCTCTTTTTCTTCTCATCAAATGATGCTGTCCCAGCCTTCATCCAGGAGCGCTTCATCTTCGTCCGCGAGACTGCCCACAATGCCTACAGAGCCTCTTCATACACAATTGCTGGCCTAGTAACATACCTCCCCTTTCTTGCATTGCAAGCATCTGTTTACGCTGGCATTGTTTGGTTTGCCTTGGGGCTTAGAGGGCCCTTCATATACTTCTTGGTGGTTCTCTATGTTTCTCTCCTCTCAACCAATTCATTTGTGGTGTTTGTGAGCTCAGTTGTGCCCAATTACATCTTGGGATATGCAGCAGTCATTGCCTTCACTGCCTTGTTCTTCTTGTTCTGTGGCTACTTCTTGAATAGCCACGACATCCCTGGCTATTGGTCCTGGATGAACAAAGTCTCCACCATGACATATCCATATGAAGGACTTATAATGAATCAGTACCAAACTAGCGATACTTTCGGAAAAAACCCTGACGGGACCAACATAACCGGTTTCAACATCTTAGAAGGTCTTCGCATAGATTACGGCGGAGAACACACTCTCTCTGAAGTGAAGAAGTGGGAGAAGGTGTACATAATGTTGGGCATGACTGTTTTATACAGGGTTTTGTTTTACTTAGTCATTCGTTTCACGTCCAAGAACCAGAGGACGTAG